Proteins encoded together in one Juglans regia cultivar Chandler chromosome 9, Walnut 2.0, whole genome shotgun sequence window:
- the LOC109010133 gene encoding putative anthocyanidin reductase, with protein MENSYMSRVCVTGGSGYVGSWLVKMLLEKGYTVHATLRNLGDISKVDLLKSFPNADSRLVLFQADIYNPSEFEPAIKGCECVFHVATPMLHNAQSSQYKDIPEAAVASVRSIADSCIRSQTVKRLIYTASFMASSPLTEDGVSFKSCMDESCWTPLDHIPALHASDITPGYTMSKILAEKEALKYNEYENGKLEVVTLPCGLVAGETLLPYVPTSVEVLLSQLTGNLFPLNVLKLLQKVWGAIFLVHVEDVCRAHIFCMENPSMKGRFLCAARNPTIREIAVYFQEKFPEYQIPKELLEGPIKGVGCDSTKLKKMGFEYTYDEKKILADSVACGRRLGALAKVNNSI; from the exons ATGGAGAACAGTTACATGAGTAGAGTCTGCGTCACTGGAGGTTCTGGATATGTTGGTTCCTGGCTTGTTAAAATGCTTCTGGAGAAAGGTTATACTGTCCATGCAACGCTGAGGAACTTGG GTGACATATCGAAAGTAGATCTCCTAAAGTCCTTCCCTAACGCAGACAGCAGATTAGTGCTATTTCAAGCCGATATTTACAATCCCTCTGAGTTTGAACCTGCTATTAAAGGCTGCGAATGTGTCTTTCACGTGGCCACCCCGATGCTACATAACGCCCAAAGCTCCCAG taCAAGGATATACCCGAAGCTGCTGTTGCCTCTGTCAGGAGCATCGCCGATTCATGTATTCGGTCACAAACCGTCAAGCGACTCATCTACACTGCCTCTTTCATGGCTTCATCACCATTGACGGAAGATGGAGTTTCTTTTAAATCTTGCATGGATGAATCGTGTTGGACACCTCTTGATCATATCCCAGCCCTTCACGCCAGTGATATTACCCCG GGATACACTATGTCAAAGATATTAGCAGAGAAAGAGGCTCTGAAATATAATGAATACGAGAACGGCAAGCTTGAAGTTGTAACACTTCCTTGTGGCCTAGTAGCAGGAGAAACTCTTCTTCCATATGTGCCTACAAGTGTGGAAGTACTTCTATCACAACTCACAGGAAACTTGTTCCCCTTAAATGTGTTGAAGTTACTGCAAAAAGTTTGGGGTGCAATCTTTCTTGTACACGTTGAAGATGTTTGTCGAGCACACATCTTCTGCATGGAAAATCCATCCATGAAAGGTAGATTCCTCTGTGCTGCTCGCAATCCAACCATCAGAGAAATTGCAGTTTACTTTCAGGAAAAGTTTCCGGAATACCAGATTCCAAAAGA atTACTGGAAGGACCAATTAAAGGAGTCGGATGCGATTCTACAAAGCTGAAAAAAATGGGTTTCGAGTATACATACGACGAGAAAAAGATATTGGCTGACAGTGTGGCCTGTGGAAGACGACTTGGAGCTCTAGCTAAAgttaataattctatttaa